A DNA window from Hevea brasiliensis isolate MT/VB/25A 57/8 chromosome 2, ASM3005281v1, whole genome shotgun sequence contains the following coding sequences:
- the LOC131177890 gene encoding uncharacterized protein LOC131177890 — protein MARTKRKSPVVAAASSSSSASDNVPVAALRKKMKGKQNVPQSKSASESSHSSKGVESPKSTPEKKTTVQKQGMDAKRKMGIEKLSGSVDKALLDCKFVKWENFNQVNFHFKELFEFQGWLDVCECANEYYPRLVQEFYRTMRTVDNEDRFEVILNTNSYSVSVELIATALKLPNDGNKISSHKDVARVAGFNLVEFENEVFPANTAKNEKSTSTKALQHIKIIHSMVNYVFCPKSGSYGYLSHLDMCIMWHIVNKVRLNLAYLIFKNMCKAYGIGKLPYAHLLTAVFKELKVNVTKEISRADLIVLREIHSETDGRKTRFEKGGSSSAKVDSGSASEVLNEIQGIKATVNEHFSATSQSLDILRKFVDVVDYKVSHLLTQNEELKKLILALQQAKELGVPTKVEAATQVSADKGESNKVEESPADMACESGKLAEAELEPVVDAPDEQASDQVLEPEIGPTADVPPDLDGKKVVATESELPKESETVLESEQAVEPPPAPPVEPAAVPTQHQEPSLKEHQASAQTQLSAAAAPAAKKGKKRYKSTVSNPYQTLAAALQPPSEDDEAEKNDQVADQAPPAPVIKLPRKKMVPSKSTRRSNRLK, from the coding sequence ATGGCTCGCACCAAACGAAAATCCCCTGTTGTTGCCGCTGCTTCATCTTCCTCGTCCGCCTCCGATAATGTTCCTGTCGCGGCATTGCGGAAGAAAATGAAAGGTAAGCAAAATGTGCCGCAATCAAAATCAGCTAGTGAGTCTTCTCACTCGTCCAAGGGTGTCGAATCCCCTAAATCGACGCCAGAAAAGAAAACAACAGTACAGAAGCAAGGGATGGATGCCAAAAGAAAAATGGGTATCGAAAAACTTTCGGGTTCAGTGGATAAAGCACTGTTGGATTGCAAATTCGTCAAATGGGAGAACTTTAATCAGGTAAACTTTCACTTTAAAGagctttttgagtttcaaggCTGGTTGGATGTGTGCGAATGTGCAAATGAGTACTACCCTAGGCTTGTACAAGAATTTTATAGAACCATGAGAACTGTTGATAATGAGGATCGATTTGAAGTGATTTTGAATACAAATTCATATAGTGTTTCTGTTGAACTGATAGCCACGGCTTTGAAATTGcccaatgatggaaataaaatttcctcacataaggatgttgctagggTAGCAGGGTTTAATCTGGTTGAATTTGAAAATGAGGTGTTCCCTGCTAACACTGCCAAAAATGAGAAATCCACCAGTACCAAAGCCCTCCAGcatatcaaaattattcacagtatggtgaattATGTGTTCTGTCCGAAATCTGGCAGTTATGGCTATCTGAGTCACTTggacatgtgtattatgtggcacattgtGAATAAAGTTAGGTTGAATTTAGCTTACTTAATCTTCAAAAACATGTGCAAAGCCTATGGGATTGGGAAACTGCCTTATGCACATTTGTTAactgctgtgtttaaagagctaAAGGTGAATGTCACTAAGGAAATCTCTAGGGCTGACTTGATAGTGCTTAGAGAAATACATTCCGAAACTGATgggagaaaaacaagatttgaaaAGGGTGGTTCCTCCTCTGCTAAAGTTGATTCTGGTTCTGCTAGTGAAGTTTTGAATGAAATTCAAGGGATAAAGGCTACTGTTAATGAACATTTTAGTGCAACAAGTCAGTCCCTTGACATTCTCAGAAAATTTGTGGATGTGGTTGACTATAAAGTGAGTCACCTGCTCActcaaaatgaggagttaaaGAAGCTGATTCTGGCTCTTCAGCAGGCCAAGGAACTTGGAGTTCCAACTAAAGTTGAGGCTGCTACTCAGGTTTCTGCTGATAAGGGAGAAAGCAACAAAGTTGAAGAGTCTCCTGCTGATATGGCATGTGAAAGTGGTAAACTTGCTGAAGCAGAACTTGAACCTGTAGTGGATGCCCCTGATGAGCAAGCTAGTGACCAGGTTCTTGAACCTGAGATTGGTCCTACAGCTGATGTACCTCCTGACCTTGATGGTAAAAAAGTTGTAGCAACTGAAAGTGAGTTGCCAAAGGAAAGTGAAACGGTTCTAGAATCTGAACAAGCTGTTGAACCTCCACCTGCACCACCAGTTGAGCCAGCTGCTGTTCCTACACAGCACCAGGAACCTTCTCTCAAAGAACACCAAGCTAGTGCTCAAACTCAGCTATCTGCAGCTGCTGCCCCTGCAGCAAAGAAAGGTAAGAAAAGGTACAAGTCAACCGTGTCAAATCCGTACCAGACCCTCGCTGCTGCTCTTCAACCCCCTTCTGAAGATGATGAGGCCGAGAAAAATGATCAAGTGGCTGACCAAGCACCTCCGGCCCCTGTTATTAAACTGCCTAGGAAGAAAATGGTGCCTTCAAAATCCACTCGCAGGAGTAACAGACTTAAATAG
- the LOC110661195 gene encoding heptahelical transmembrane protein 4-like isoform X2, with amino-acid sequence MIPVRYKNSFPSSEIIDNPLDYEDGNGVSSKERKGHMLWKKVKYQLVEYHSLPWYLRDNEFIHGYYRAEWPLKQVLLSIFKIHNETLNVWTHLIGFFLFLFLTVYTAMKVPDVADINPLQHLHEMLQKADFHKIHLHLLNCLPSLPNMPDLQKFKMDIKASLLSMEFLSTLSGNIMERLTNCLIDRFTRMYHVVDDSVLQGVKDDVSNMIAPLMFHPITRWPFFLFLGGAMFCLLASSTCHLLSCHSERMSYIVHRIDYAGIAALIATSFYPPVYYSFMCNPFFCNLYLGFITLLGIATIVFSLLPVFQRPELRGFRAGLFFGMGMSGVAPILHKLILYKDQPEALQTTGYEILMGILYGLGALIYATRIPERWKPGKFDIAGHSHQLFHILVVAGAYTHYQAGLVYLRWRDLHGC; translated from the exons ATGATTCCTGTTCGTTACAAGAACTCGTTTCCTTCATCTGAAATAATTGATAATCCATTGGATTATGAAGATGGGAATGGAGTTAGTTCCAAGGAAAGAAAGGGGCATATGCTGTGGAAAAAAGTGAAATATCAACTAGTTGAATACCACTCATTGCCATGGTATTTAAGGGACAATGAATTTATCCATGGTTACTATCGTGCAGAATGGCCATTGAAGCAAGTCCTCCTCAGCATCTTTAAAATCCACAATGAGACTCTTAATGTCTGGAC GCATTTGATTGGATTCTTCCTTTTCCTCTTTCTGACTGTGTACACTGCAATGAAAGTCCCAGATGTTGCAGATATTAATCCCCTCCAACATTTGCATGAAATGCTCCAAAAAGCTGATTTCCACAAGATTCATTTACACCTCTTGAATTGCCTGCCTTCCTTGCCCAACATGCCAGATCTTCAAAAGTTCAAGATGGATATAAAGGCATCCTTACTTTCAATGGAATTCCTTTCAACCCTTTCAGGGAATATTATGGAACGTCTCACTAACTGCTTGATCGACAGATTTACTCGGATGTATCATGTTGTTGATGACAGTGTTCTG CAAGGAGTCAAAGATGATGTGTCGAACATGATAGCTCCCCTGATGTTTCATCCCATTACAAGATGGCCATTCTTCCTATTCTTGGGAGGGGCTATGTTCTGCTTGCTAGCTAGCAGCACATGCCACCTCCTCTCTTGCCACTCTGAGCGAATGTCCTACATAGTGCACAGAATTGATTATGCAGGCATTGCTGCTCTCATTGCAACCTCATTTTATCCTCCTGTCTACTACTCTTTCATGTGCAACCCCTTCTTCTGCAACCTGTATCTGGGCTTCATAACACTATTAGGCATTGCCACCATCGTATTCTCTCTCCTTCCTGTATTCCAGAGGCCAGAATTAAGGGGCTTTCGAGCTGGTCTCTTCTTTGGGATGGGCATGTCAGGCGTGGCCCCTATTCTTCATAAGCTGATACTCTACAAGGACCAACCTGAAGCCCTCCAAACTACAGGTTACGAAATCCTGATGGGGATCTTATATGGACTTGGAGCATTGATTTAcgctacaagaattcctgagcGATGGAAGCCGGGCAAGTTTGACATTGCTGGACATAGCCACCAGCTTTTTCACATCTTGGTTGTGGCAGGTGCTTATACACACTACCAAGCAGGGCTAGTGTACCTAAGATGGCGGGACTTGCATGGTTGCTAG
- the LOC110661195 gene encoding heptahelical transmembrane protein 4-like isoform X1 produces MIPVRYKNSFPSSEIIDNPLDYEDGNGVSSKERKGHMLWKKVKYQLVEYHSLPWYLRDNEFIHGYYRAEWPLKQVLLSIFKIHNETLNVWTHLIGFFLFLFLTVYTAMKVPDVADINPLQHLHEMLQKADFHKIHLHLLNCLPSLPNMPDLQKFKMDIKASLLSMEFLSTLSGNIMERLTNCLIDRFTRMYHVVDDSVLQQGVKDDVSNMIAPLMFHPITRWPFFLFLGGAMFCLLASSTCHLLSCHSERMSYIVHRIDYAGIAALIATSFYPPVYYSFMCNPFFCNLYLGFITLLGIATIVFSLLPVFQRPELRGFRAGLFFGMGMSGVAPILHKLILYKDQPEALQTTGYEILMGILYGLGALIYATRIPERWKPGKFDIAGHSHQLFHILVVAGAYTHYQAGLVYLRWRDLHGC; encoded by the exons ATGATTCCTGTTCGTTACAAGAACTCGTTTCCTTCATCTGAAATAATTGATAATCCATTGGATTATGAAGATGGGAATGGAGTTAGTTCCAAGGAAAGAAAGGGGCATATGCTGTGGAAAAAAGTGAAATATCAACTAGTTGAATACCACTCATTGCCATGGTATTTAAGGGACAATGAATTTATCCATGGTTACTATCGTGCAGAATGGCCATTGAAGCAAGTCCTCCTCAGCATCTTTAAAATCCACAATGAGACTCTTAATGTCTGGAC GCATTTGATTGGATTCTTCCTTTTCCTCTTTCTGACTGTGTACACTGCAATGAAAGTCCCAGATGTTGCAGATATTAATCCCCTCCAACATTTGCATGAAATGCTCCAAAAAGCTGATTTCCACAAGATTCATTTACACCTCTTGAATTGCCTGCCTTCCTTGCCCAACATGCCAGATCTTCAAAAGTTCAAGATGGATATAAAGGCATCCTTACTTTCAATGGAATTCCTTTCAACCCTTTCAGGGAATATTATGGAACGTCTCACTAACTGCTTGATCGACAGATTTACTCGGATGTATCATGTTGTTGATGACAGTGTTCTG CAGCAAGGAGTCAAAGATGATGTGTCGAACATGATAGCTCCCCTGATGTTTCATCCCATTACAAGATGGCCATTCTTCCTATTCTTGGGAGGGGCTATGTTCTGCTTGCTAGCTAGCAGCACATGCCACCTCCTCTCTTGCCACTCTGAGCGAATGTCCTACATAGTGCACAGAATTGATTATGCAGGCATTGCTGCTCTCATTGCAACCTCATTTTATCCTCCTGTCTACTACTCTTTCATGTGCAACCCCTTCTTCTGCAACCTGTATCTGGGCTTCATAACACTATTAGGCATTGCCACCATCGTATTCTCTCTCCTTCCTGTATTCCAGAGGCCAGAATTAAGGGGCTTTCGAGCTGGTCTCTTCTTTGGGATGGGCATGTCAGGCGTGGCCCCTATTCTTCATAAGCTGATACTCTACAAGGACCAACCTGAAGCCCTCCAAACTACAGGTTACGAAATCCTGATGGGGATCTTATATGGACTTGGAGCATTGATTTAcgctacaagaattcctgagcGATGGAAGCCGGGCAAGTTTGACATTGCTGGACATAGCCACCAGCTTTTTCACATCTTGGTTGTGGCAGGTGCTTATACACACTACCAAGCAGGGCTAGTGTACCTAAGATGGCGGGACTTGCATGGTTGCTAG
- the LOC110661195 gene encoding heptahelical transmembrane protein ADIPOR3-like isoform X3, protein MKVPDVADINPLQHLHEMLQKADFHKIHLHLLNCLPSLPNMPDLQKFKMDIKASLLSMEFLSTLSGNIMERLTNCLIDRFTRMYHVVDDSVLQQGVKDDVSNMIAPLMFHPITRWPFFLFLGGAMFCLLASSTCHLLSCHSERMSYIVHRIDYAGIAALIATSFYPPVYYSFMCNPFFCNLYLGFITLLGIATIVFSLLPVFQRPELRGFRAGLFFGMGMSGVAPILHKLILYKDQPEALQTTGYEILMGILYGLGALIYATRIPERWKPGKFDIAGHSHQLFHILVVAGAYTHYQAGLVYLRWRDLHGC, encoded by the exons ATGAAAGTCCCAGATGTTGCAGATATTAATCCCCTCCAACATTTGCATGAAATGCTCCAAAAAGCTGATTTCCACAAGATTCATTTACACCTCTTGAATTGCCTGCCTTCCTTGCCCAACATGCCAGATCTTCAAAAGTTCAAGATGGATATAAAGGCATCCTTACTTTCAATGGAATTCCTTTCAACCCTTTCAGGGAATATTATGGAACGTCTCACTAACTGCTTGATCGACAGATTTACTCGGATGTATCATGTTGTTGATGACAGTGTTCTG CAGCAAGGAGTCAAAGATGATGTGTCGAACATGATAGCTCCCCTGATGTTTCATCCCATTACAAGATGGCCATTCTTCCTATTCTTGGGAGGGGCTATGTTCTGCTTGCTAGCTAGCAGCACATGCCACCTCCTCTCTTGCCACTCTGAGCGAATGTCCTACATAGTGCACAGAATTGATTATGCAGGCATTGCTGCTCTCATTGCAACCTCATTTTATCCTCCTGTCTACTACTCTTTCATGTGCAACCCCTTCTTCTGCAACCTGTATCTGGGCTTCATAACACTATTAGGCATTGCCACCATCGTATTCTCTCTCCTTCCTGTATTCCAGAGGCCAGAATTAAGGGGCTTTCGAGCTGGTCTCTTCTTTGGGATGGGCATGTCAGGCGTGGCCCCTATTCTTCATAAGCTGATACTCTACAAGGACCAACCTGAAGCCCTCCAAACTACAGGTTACGAAATCCTGATGGGGATCTTATATGGACTTGGAGCATTGATTTAcgctacaagaattcctgagcGATGGAAGCCGGGCAAGTTTGACATTGCTGGACATAGCCACCAGCTTTTTCACATCTTGGTTGTGGCAGGTGCTTATACACACTACCAAGCAGGGCTAGTGTACCTAAGATGGCGGGACTTGCATGGTTGCTAG